In the Haloferula helveola genome, one interval contains:
- a CDS encoding sigma-70 family RNA polymerase sigma factor, whose translation MGAEEYSQGSESGPVAGFSDLLTGEQDFLRALIRTIGVPASDVADVLQDANLYLVSHQGKYIPGTNFRAWAAQVVRFRSLNYFRSRKRRPMVNLSEQALDLIAGEVVLRFDETHSRLQKLGQCLAQLTEEQRQLLAAVYGKGISLKDLAHARRSSHAAVRKTVSRIRQALKACIESRPED comes from the coding sequence ATGGGTGCAGAGGAATACTCGCAGGGTTCCGAATCCGGCCCGGTCGCCGGTTTCAGCGATCTGCTGACGGGCGAGCAGGACTTCCTCCGTGCGCTCATCCGCACCATCGGTGTGCCTGCATCCGATGTGGCCGACGTCTTGCAGGACGCCAACCTGTATCTGGTCAGCCATCAGGGAAAGTACATCCCCGGGACGAACTTCCGGGCGTGGGCCGCTCAGGTCGTCCGGTTCCGCAGCCTGAACTACTTCCGCAGCCGGAAACGTCGTCCGATGGTCAACCTTTCCGAGCAGGCTCTCGACCTGATCGCCGGGGAGGTGGTGTTGCGTTTCGATGAAACCCACTCCCGTCTTCAGAAGCTCGGACAATGTCTTGCCCAATTGACGGAGGAACAGCGCCAGCTGCTGGCGGCAGTGTATGGCAAGGGCATCTCGCTCAAGGATCTCGCCCATGCAAGGAGGAGTAGCCATGCGGCCGTAAGAAAGACCGTTTCCCGCATCCGGCAGGCGCTCAAGGCCTGCATCGAATCCCGCCCGGAGGACTGA